A stretch of the Capsicum annuum cultivar UCD-10X-F1 chromosome 10, UCD10Xv1.1, whole genome shotgun sequence genome encodes the following:
- the LOC107852904 gene encoding uncharacterized protein LOC107852904, translated as MIHLKSIHSSLTPAQQASFIRTSCFRRKKTFVSFSKYSRNSSSDGKGDIRQQELLATIALLQTQKLRLTEYLDERSAYLTQFAEEANTEMDQIGENALKELDEAGARIMGNIENQMQAFEESMGLNKQEIEENEKKLAEFEGQIEEERNEWLFFKNLRQRRTVAVDKAEAKEEMEKIKQLSRENAGSTTRRIVYLALIGLVVVGIADVFISSSSDWRKGAVLGVILVCLLSQVMYEQNRIGGKTELQRRQKGNSSQSFTEYY; from the exons ATGATCCATCTAAAATCTATTCACTCCTCTTTAACACCTGCACAACAAGCTTCTTTTATTAGAACAAGTTGTTTTAGGAGGAAAAAGACCTTCGTTTCCTTCAGCAagtactcaagaaattcatctTCAGATGGTAAAGGCGATATCCGTCAGCAAGAATTGCTTGCCACAATTGCATTGCTTCAAACACAGAAGCTCCGTCTAACCGAATACTTGGATGAAAGATCTGCATATCTAACACAGTTTGCTGAAGAAGCCAATACTGAAATGGACCAGATTGGTGAAAATGCTCTCAAAGAACTAGATGAAGCTGGTGCAAGG ATAATGGGAAACATAGAGAACCAAATGCAAGCTTTTGAAGAATCAATGGGATTGAACAAACAGGAGATAGAAGAGAACGAAAAGAAGTTAGCGGAATTCGAAGGCCAAATAGAGGAGGAAAGAAATGAATGGCTTTTCTTTAAGAACCTAAGACAAAGACGCACTGTGGCCGTGGACAAAGCAGAAGCTAAGGAGGAGATGGAGAAGATTAAGCAACTTAGTAGAGAAAATGCTGGATCGACAACTAGAAGGATTGTTTACCTTGCACTTATAGGCCTTGTAGTAGTTGGGATTGCAGATGTTTTCATCTCTTCATCCTCTGACTGGAGAAAAGGTGCAGTTCTTGGGGTTATTTTGGTGTGTTTGCTTTCTCAAGTCATGTACGAGCAGAACAGAATTGGAGGGAAAACAGAACTCCAAAGAAGACAAAAAGGGAATTCCTCTCAATCTTTtacagaatactactaa